In the genome of Phlebotomus papatasi isolate M1 chromosome 2, Ppap_2.1, whole genome shotgun sequence, one region contains:
- the LOC129803446 gene encoding arylsulfatase B-like has product MTPNLDALGYQGVIFNRYYTSAMCTPTRSALLTGKYPIHTGMQHYVLWADEPRGLPLNEKILPQYLKEAGYRTHLVGKWHLGNARKAHIPTQRGFDSYVGFLNGYLDYFDGTFEADFGSYAIGFDFWRNETVYRDRVGEYLPDVIADEASKMILGHNPSEGPMFLFVSQASPHTANPSDPLQTIPEDLQKMEHIQDPIRKSYAAMVRALDRSVGTIIRALEEKKMLENTIIMFCSDNGGRTFGGFFNHASNYPLKGQKDSPWEGGLRGTALVWSPLLKQRHYVSDHLIHVTDWFSTFTELAGVSSHKYEKRDGNNIWSTLSLNKTPIRREILHNIDPIDGYSSYYQDEWKYVNGTTSNGTYDSWFGDMVKEDSPESFYYSQLVMNSDVWQAVNPYSTRILKPNELDTLRGKTKINCERRNPKLIPCEPLKAPCLFNLEEDPCELNNLANIIPP; this is encoded by the exons ATGACTCCAAATCTTGATGCATTGGGCTACCAGGGAGTTATATTCAATCGATATTATACATCTGCAATGTGTACACCTACAAGATCCGCCTTGTTGACTGGTAAATATCCAATTCATACTGGAATGCAGCACTATGTTCTTTGGGCAGATGAACCCCGGGGTCTTCCATTAAACGAAAAGATTCTCCCACAATATCTCAAAGAGGCAGGATATAGGACTCATCTCGTAGGAAAGTGGCACCTTGGAAATGCAAGAAAAGCACACATTCCCACCCAAAGAGGATTTGACTCTTACGTCGGTTTCCTCAATGGATACCTTGACTACTTCGACGGAACCTTTGAAGCTGACTTTGGGTCCTATGCAATTGGTTTTGACTTCTGGCGCAATGAAACTGTCTACAGAGATAGAGTTGGGGAATATTTACCAGACGTTATAGCTGATGAAGCATCAAAGATGATTTTGGGTCATAATCCTTCGGAAGGACCAATGTTTCTTTTCGTTTCCCAAGCCTCTCCCCATACGGCAAACCCATCTGATCCCCTACAAACGATCCCTGAAGACCTTCAGAAAATGGAGCATATTCAAGACCCAATAAGAAAATCATATGCCGCAATGGTTAGGGCTCTAGATCGATCGGTTGGAACGATTATCAGAGCCTTGGAAGAGAAGAAAATGCTAGAAAACACGATTATCATGTTCTGCTCAGATAATGGTGGTCGAACTTTTGGAGGATTCTTCAATCATGCATCTAACTATCCATTGAAAGGA CAGAAAGACAGCCCATGGGAAGGAGGCCTTCGAGGAACAGCCCTCGTTTGGAGTCCCTTGTTGAAGCAACGACATTATGTATCTGACCACTTGATACACGTTACTGACTGGTTTTCTACATTTACCGAATTGGCTGGTGTTTCAAGCCACAAATACGAAAAGCGTGATGGAAACAACATTTGGTCCACTCTTTCTTTAAACAAAACTCCAATTCGCagagaaattttgcataacatTGATCCAATTGATGGATATTCTTCATACTACCAAGATGAATGGAAGTACGTCAATGGAACTACTTCAAATGGTACATATGACTCTTGGTTTGGAGATATGGTTAAAGAAGACAGCCCTGAAAGCTTCTACTACTCGCAATTAGTGATGAACAGTGATGTTTGGCAAGCTGTCAATCCTTATTCAACAAGAATTTTGAAACCAAATGAGTTAGATACCTTGAGAGGAAAAACTAAAATCAATTGCGAAAGAAGAAACCCGAAATTGATACCCTGTGAACCTCTCAAAGCTCCGTGTCTCTTTAACTTGGAAGAAGATCCTTGTGAATTGAACAATTTAGCTAACATTATACCCCCTTAG
- the LOC129800915 gene encoding arylsulfatase I-like has translation MVKICLLFVVILLILNLRNIECKKVSNVQEKPNIVMILGDDLGSYDLSLRGNNQIMTPNLDALGYQGVIFNRHYTPAMCTPTRSALLTGKYPIHTGMQHIVILPDEPRGLPLNEKILPQYLKEAGYRTHLVGKWHLGYARKAFIPTQRGFDSYVGFLNGYLDYFVGTFDADFGSYAIGYDFWRNETVYRDRVGEYLPDVIADEASKMILGHNPSEGPIFLFVSQVSPHTANPSDPLQTIPEDLQKMEHIQDPIRRSYAAMVRALDRSVGTVIRALEEKKMLENTLIVFFSDNGGQTVGRFFSHASNYPLKGQKDSPWEGGLRGTALVWSPLLKQRHYVSDHLIHVTDWFSTFTELAGVPSHKCEKRDGNNFWSTLSLNRTPIRREIVHNINLIDGYSSYYFDGWKYVNGTTLDGIYDSWFGDMVQEDSPESFYYSQLVMNSDVWQALNPYSTRILKPNDLDTLRGKTKINCERRNPKLIPCEPLKAPCLFNLEEDPCELNNLANIYPLRMKYMKKRVNDFQATALPPANLPGDQNADPALNGGLWTWWLDR, from the exons ATGGTGAAAATTTGTTTACTATTTGTAGTCATTCTCTTGAtattaaatttgagaaatattgaGTGCAAAAAGGTATCAAATGTGCAAGAAAAACCTAATATTGTGATGATTCTTGGTGATGATCTT GGATCTTACGATCTTAGCCTCAGAGGTAACAACCAAATAATGACTCCAAATCTTGATGCATTGGGCTACCAAGGAGTTATATTCAATCGACATTACACACCAGCAATGTGTACACCTACGAGATCCGCCTTGTTAACTGGTAAATATCCAATTCATACTGGAATGCAGCACATTGTTATTTTGCCGGACGAACCCCGAGGTCTTCCATTAAACGAAAAGATACTCCCACAGTACCTCAAAGAGGCAGGATATAGGACTCATCTCGTGGGAAAATGGCATCTAGGATATGCAAGGAAAGCCTTCATTCCCACACAAAGAGGATTTGACTCTTACGTCGGTTTCCTTAATGGATACCTTGACTACTTCGTCGGAACCTTTGATGCTGACTTTGGGTCCTATGCAATTGGTTATGACTTCTGGCGCAATGAAACTGTCTACAGAGATAGAGTTGGAGAATATTTACCCGATGTTATAGCTGATGAAGCATCAAAGATGATTTTGGGTCATAATCCTTCGGAAGGACCAATCTTTCTTTTCGTTTCCCAAGTCTCTCCCCATACGGCAAATCCATCTGATCCCCTACAAACGATCCCTGAAGACCTTCAGAAAATGGAACATATTCAAGATCCAATAAGAAGGTCATATGCCGCAATGGTTAGGGCTCTAGATCGATCGGTTGGAACGGTTATCAGAGCCTTGGAAGAGAAGAAAATGCTGGAAAATACGCTAATCGTGTTCTTCTCGGACAATGGCGGTCAAACTGTTGGAAGATTCTTCAGTCATGCATCTAACTATCCATTGAAAGGA CAGAAAGACAGCCCATGGGAAGGAGGCCTTCGAGGAACAGCCCTCGTTTGGAGTCCCTTGTTGAAGCAACGACACTATGTATCTGACCACTTGATACATGTTACTGACTGGTTTTCTACATTTACCGAATTGGCTGGTGTTCCAAGCCACAAATGCGAAAAGCGTGATGGAAACAACTTTTGGTCCACTCTTTCTTTAAACAGAACTCCAATTCGCAGAGAAATTGTGCATAACATTAATCTAATTGATGGATATTCTTCATATTACTTTGACGGATGGAAGTACGTCAATGGAACAACGTTAGATGGGATATATGACTCTTGGTTTGGAGATATGGTTCAAGAAGACAGCCCAGAAAGCTTCTACTACTCGCAATTAGTGATGAACAGTGATGTTTGGCAAGCTCTCAATCCTTATTCAACAAGAATTTTGAAACCAAATGACTTAGATACCTTGAGAGGAAAAACTAAAATCAATTGCGAAAGAAGAAATCCGAAATTGATACCCTGTGAACCTCTCAAAGCTCCGTGTCTCTTTAACTTGGAAGAAGATCCTTGTGAATTGAACAATTTAGCTAACATATACCCCCTTAGAATGAAATACATGAAGAAGAGAGTCAATGACTTCCAAGCAACTGCCTTGCCCCCTGCGAATCTTCCTGGCGACCAAAATGCTGATCCAGCCTTGAATGGCGGCCTATGGACTTGGTGGCTGGATCGATAA